The DNA region CCAAAACTACGTATTATCTGTGATCTCGAGCAGATTATAACATGACAAAGCAGAAAATCTACAGCATCCTTTTACCTTCAGATAGTCATTGACCTCAGGATCAGTGTTGACAACATCACCAACATCATTTACCAGCTTGACTATTCTTTTGGCATTTGTGTATGTTGCAAAAGCTTTTCCCCCAATCATGACTGTACGTGGAGTTGTCTTTCTCCTCTCTTCAGGGCTCATCCCCTGCACAGCTCAGGTTCAACTAAATTTCTGATATGAAAATTCTAGTACAGGCTTAGGCACAACTTCATAAAGTGTATATACTGGATCCTAAGCAGGAGGATCCAGTGCTTTCTCATAAAAATTTCCTATATATTGGCTACTATATGTAAACACAAAAATTTTAGATGAAAGTCCTCGGtaaattttagtttatttGAGTTCCTTGTCCTAATTGAGAGGATACGTAAATTATGGGTAAGGCCAAACTGACCACATACAACGCTTCAACACTTTCTCTATGACACTCGAGTTaccatattattatttcctatGTTTACATCCAAACACGAAATCATCTGGAGCCCCTTCATGTTGGCAGGATACAAAATCATTTCAGCCGGACATAATCAATATAAGAGATTGCACCCAATAGTATTTCAGAAAATTACCACAAGAAGAGATGGAATATCGTTCATACCTTTAATTTCTTGTACCTATAGATCACACCCAGAATATTCAGCAGCTGTCGCTTGTATTCGTGAATGCGCTTCACTTGGATGTCAAAGAGGCTGTTTGGGTCAATAGACTCCCCAGTTACTCGGAATATATACTGTGCCAATCGTTGTTTATTAGCCATTTTGGCAGATGCCCATTCATTTTGGAGGTCTTCATTATCAGCGAACTGTTTTAGGGGGAAAAAGGGGTCAGCAATGAAGCTACATTATCATAGCTTTACAAGAAGCAGATATtaccaattaaaaaaaaaaatacaacatGCAGTAAGATAATCAGTTTAGCACGTACTTTACAAAGACCAGCAAGGAGATCAAGATTGGTAACCCACTGATCAGTTTTTAACCATTTGGTGATAATGCTACTGAGTTCAGGACTGCAAAAACGTAGCCATCGTCGGGGAGTGATGCCATTGGTCTTATTCTGGAACTTCTTTGGCCAGATGGAGACATAGTCTGCGAATAATTCAGACTTCAAGATATCACTGTGTAATTGGGCAACACCATTAACCTAGCAGAAGATGACCAAGCAATAAGTGGTTCCAGATTCATAAAAACCAATAAGaagacaaattacaaaatcatGATAATGCACGAGATAGAAAGAATGACAATAATATGCAGATACAAATGAATGAGGAAATTGTGACAATTGAGGTAAAAAGTGAAAAGCATCCAAGTCCACCACTGATAGTCCAAGGGAACACCAAGAAAAACCTACTGAGCCCTTCTATACAGGAAGATGTTCCAGCTTTCGtggtttttctaatttatagtGCAATAAAGAGCAAGACCAACCCCCAACTGCACTAGGTAATAAACACTTGGGCAGTAAATTTTCCAACTTATGGTCATATTAATACATCACTCTTTGGCAGAATGATATGCGGAAACAAAACCATGCCTGCTGAACATCAAGGGAGTTCTCACCGTATGCGAAGAAACAACACATAAATTTGCCATCCTGACAACTGGCTTTTGTGGATTGTTATCCAATATTCGCATGCTGGGAAGCTTACTCTCAAGATCAGTTCGACTGGTGTGGACCACTGCCATAAACTGGATGAGAGTTAAAACTGAAGCTCAGTCAAGGTGCATATATAATTAACAAGGAGACGGCGAGATAGATTGGGGGTTGGCCATACCCGTTTATCAATTTCTTCAATGATCTCCATGTGACGAGGAAGAAGTTTCCACATTACAGCTTGTGACCATTTCTCCAATGCTTCAGGTAAAACTGTGTGATTGGTATATGCAACTGTCCTGGAAAATCAACAACTCCATTGAAGACATGACGGCCACTTAATGACATAAGAAAAAATGCAATAATGACAAAAAGGGAAGTTGCTGCTCCGCAAGCTCTTTAAAACTGTTTTCTGCTGTAGAAATAACTGAATACATTACCTTGTGGTCACATCCCAAGCTTCATCCCATCCAAGTCCTTCTTCATCCATTAACAAACGCATTAGCTCAGGAATAGCAAGAGTTGGATGAGTATCATTCAGTTGTACAGCAACTTTAGAAGGAAAGTCGGACCACTGCCACGAGCCTTTGCCATCTTTTCGCTCCTTAAATCTGAAAATAATATCCTGAAAACGGGCCTGGATTAAATGCAAGCTTCTAAATATGGTTGACATTGAGTTCctaataaatgtaaaaagaagTGAAATGATAAAGCACTTCCTCCTACTATAAACTGTCAATGTCAATTCCATGTACAGAGGTTAAACTTCACAGATGTAAATCATTTGGAAAACAGCAAAATATCTCTACCACCTCAACTATGTTATGACTGTATAAATTGTCACTGGCATTTCGTTGTATAATAGCTTTTCTACCAAAAAGTAAAATGACTTATAAGAACATGGGAACACCATCTGGAATTATCTATGTGCCTGCTCTTAAGATCCATGCTCAAGCAGCCTTTTCTCATTTTTGGGATGGTGATGTCTGCCCACACTTACATTCTATTTAGATGGAGGAGAGTGGAAGGAAATGGACGGAGAGgaagggagggagaggaatCTCCCTTGTCTGAGACTCTGAGAGATTTCATTGAGGGGAAAGCCCCTCCTTTTCAATCCCTCCATTGTGTAGAATTTTCTCAGGGGTGATTTGGAGTTAGACAAATAGcttttcctctttctcctTCCTAACTCATTCTGGAAGTTCCTACTCTCTCTACCTTACTAACATCTCTTGTACTAAAGAATATGATTCTCCTTGCTCTCCCTTTCCTCTCATTTCCTCTTCCTAATAAGGTGTGTCCAAAGAGAGTACTAACAACAGATCATAACTCTTGGAGATAACCACATATTCACATCTAACATATGAACTCTAATGATCCCAGCAAAAAGATAGAAGAGGAAACGTGAATGATgctcaattaaaattaaatgaaaagaCGGGCAGGAAACCTGAAGTGACGCACTGCAGAGGAAAAACTGCTGCTTCAGCCTTAAAAGCTTTCCACTTTCTGTAGCATCTCCAGGATACAGTACAGCACATATCTGCACATCCACAAATTTTCAGAAATCTGCTTCAGAAAATGAGTACGGAACATGAATAACAGAAAGCTTCCAGCAGGCGAGTACAAAAACAAAATCGACATGTGTGCAAATGTGGTGAAAAGGGAGACAGATGACCACTGCAATTATACATTTTACAAGCATTCCTGGGAAATGAAACCAGGCTACATTTATGTCAATAACCAACCTGTTGAGCCCGAGAGTGTAGCTGTCCAGCTGACTCATACTGCCCATCattaaactgaaacaaattgaaatcCTCAGCACAAGCTTTTGCCTCCCAGAGTCGAAGGCTATTAGTGTTCTTTGTCTTGTATCCTGGAATTGGCACATCATATGCCAGAGCTTGCACAAGCTCTCCCCCAACCCATTTTCGACTGTAATGAGGTCATTATAGATATTATGTGCAAGTAACTTGAGGTTGATTTTAAGCTATCAAATAAGCTAGTGGCGCAGCTGCCATGAATTTTTGGAATTACAGTAAACCCCAgagtaaatattttattgcagtACAATCAAATCATGACAATGAAAAAAGTCGGACAAAAAGTGATACTTACGATCCACTAGGATGAACCTCCACATGACCAAAAAATCTGATGGGGAATGTCACATCATGCCTGACAATTTCCCAAGGGCTAAATTTCTGCAGGAGACATATATTACctcagaaattttttattgaaacaAAAACTATGAAGTTTTCCACGGTTTAAATTTGACCTCAAGCCAGTCCTCAGCAAGTTCTTCTTGACCATCCTTGGTGATACGCTGCTTAAACAAGCCATATCTGTACCTCAAGCCATATCCCCATGCAGGCAAATTTAAGGTTGCCATAGAATCCAGAAAACATGAAGCGAGCCTCCCCAAGCCCCCATTACCTAAAGCAGCATCTTTCTCCTACAGACATATTCATTTGC from Punica granatum isolate Tunisia-2019 chromosome 3, ASM765513v2, whole genome shotgun sequence includes:
- the LOC116201883 gene encoding alpha-glucan phosphorylase, H isozyme isoform X1; its protein translation is MATTSKVNGTAGSGIPENVPPVSCPLADEPTEIASNISFHAKYSPHFSPFKFEPEQAYFSTAESVRDRLIQQWNETYLHYHKTDPKQTYYLSMEYLQGRALTNAIGNLEIQGAYADALNKLGHDLEEIVEQEKDAALGNGGLGRLASCFLDSMATLNLPAWGYGLRYRYGLFKQRITKDGQEELAEDWLEKFSPWEIVRHDVTFPIRFFGHVEVHPSGSRKWVGGELVQALAYDVPIPGYKTKNTNSLRLWEAKACAEDFNLFQFNDGQYESAGQLHSRAQQICAVLYPGDATESGKLLRLKQQFFLCSASLQARFQDIIFRFKERKDGKGSWQWSDFPSKVAVQLNDTHPTLAIPELMRLLMDEEGLGWDEAWDVTTRTVAYTNHTVLPEALEKWSQAVMWKLLPRHMEIIEEIDKRFMAVVHTSRTDLESKLPSMRILDNNPQKPVVRMANLCVVSSHTVNGVAQLHSDILKSELFADYVSIWPKKFQNKTNGITPRRWLRFCSPELSSIITKWLKTDQWVTNLDLLAGLCKFADNEDLQNEWASAKMANKQRLAQYIFRVTGESIDPNSLFDIQVKRIHEYKRQLLNILGVIYRYKKLKGMSPEERRKTTPRTVMIGGKAFATYTNAKRIVKLVNDVGDVVNTDPEVNDYLKVVFVPNYNVSAAEMLIPGSELSQHISTAGMEASGTSNMKFALNGCLIIGTLDGANVEIREEIGEDNFFLFGATADEVPQLRKDRENGLFKPDPRFEEAKQYVRSGAFGSYDYNPLLDSLEGNSGYGRGDYFLVGHDFPSYMDAQARVDEAYKDRKRWLKMSIMSTAGSGKFSSDRTIAQYAKEIWNIEECRVP
- the LOC116201883 gene encoding alpha-glucan phosphorylase, H isozyme isoform X2 — protein: MATTSKVNGTAGSGIPENVPPVSCPLADEPTEIASNISFHAKYSPHFSPFKFEPEQAYFSTAESVRDRLIQQWNETYLHYHKTDPKQTYYLSMEYLQGRALTNAIGNLEIQGAYADALNKLGHDLEEIVEQEKDAALGNGGLGRLASCFLDSMATLNLPAWGYGLRYRYGLFKQRITKDGQEELAEDWLEKFSPWEIVRHDVTFPIRFFGHVEVHPSGSRKWVGGELVQALAYDVPIPGYKTKNTNSLRLWEAKACAEDFNLFQFNDGQYESAGQLHSRAQQICAVLYPGDATESGKLLRLKQQFFLCSASLQDIIFRFKERKDGKGSWQWSDFPSKVAVQLNDTHPTLAIPELMRLLMDEEGLGWDEAWDVTTRTVAYTNHTVLPEALEKWSQAVMWKLLPRHMEIIEEIDKRFMAVVHTSRTDLESKLPSMRILDNNPQKPVVRMANLCVVSSHTVNGVAQLHSDILKSELFADYVSIWPKKFQNKTNGITPRRWLRFCSPELSSIITKWLKTDQWVTNLDLLAGLCKFADNEDLQNEWASAKMANKQRLAQYIFRVTGESIDPNSLFDIQVKRIHEYKRQLLNILGVIYRYKKLKGMSPEERRKTTPRTVMIGGKAFATYTNAKRIVKLVNDVGDVVNTDPEVNDYLKVVFVPNYNVSAAEMLIPGSELSQHISTAGMEASGTSNMKFALNGCLIIGTLDGANVEIREEIGEDNFFLFGATADEVPQLRKDRENGLFKPDPRFEEAKQYVRSGAFGSYDYNPLLDSLEGNSGYGRGDYFLVGHDFPSYMDAQARVDEAYKDRKRWLKMSIMSTAGSGKFSSDRTIAQYAKEIWNIEECRVP